CTCTCCCGCCCGATGCGTGCACGGCCCGTGCGCCGGCCCGCGATCAGGCGACGCCCGGCGCCTCGTACGCCTCACGACCGCGCGGGACCGTCCTTGCCGCCGCCCAGGATCTTGCCGACGCGCTCGCCCACGCCCCACGTCGTGACCCGCCACAGGGCCTCGACCAGGATGTCGCGGCTCATCTTGGAGTCGCCGAGTTCGCGTTCGACGAAGGTGATGGGGACCTCGACGACGTGGTAGCCGGCCTTGACGGCGCGGCGGGCGAGGTCGACCTGGAAGCAGTAGCCCTGGGAGGCGACCTCCCCGAGGCCGAGGCCCTCCAGCGTCTCGCGGCGGAAGGCGCGGTAGCCGCCGGTCACGTCACGGATCGGCACGTCCAGCAGGACGCGCGAGTACAGGCTGCCGCCGCGGGAGATGAACTCGCGCGACCTGGGCCAGTTCACGACGCGCCCGCCGGGCACCCAGCGGGAGCCGAGCACCAGGTCGGCGCCCTTGAGCGCGGTCAGCAGCCGGGGCAGTTCCTCGGGCTGGTGGGACCCGTCGGCGTCCATCTCGATCAGTACGCCGAAATCGTGCTCCATGCCCCACCGGAAGCCGGCGAGGTAGGCGGCCCCGAGCCCTTCCTTGCCCTTGCGGTGCAGCACGTGGACCTGCTCGTCTCCGACGGCGAGTTCGTCGGCGAGCTTGCCGGTGCCGTCGGGGCTGTTGTCGTCGGCCACGAGCACATGGGCCTCGGGAACCGCCTTCCGCACCCGGCCGACGATGGTCTTGATGTTCTCCGCCTCGTTGTAGGTCGGAATGATCACCAAGGTCGTGCCGAGTGGGCCGAAGCGCCTCCCCTGGGCCTCTGCCGCGCGGGTCCCCTCGCCGTCGTTCACTGCTGCCCCTTCGTGTCCGTACGCAGAGGTCCACCATAGTGGCCGCCGCCTGCGCCGACGCGATGGGACGTTCGTATGGTGGTGTCGATTCGGCGAGCGCGGGGTAAGGATGCGCCTTTGCCCTCTATGCGGGCGCCGCGCATATGTGTGGGCCCCACATCCGGGGCCTCCACCGCGCCTCTTGCGGCACCGCCGACGCTCCTCGTGCGGCACCGCCGCCGCTCCTCTTGGGCACCGCCCTGTGTGCGTCCGCCGCACCGCTCGCTGTGCGAAATCGGCCTCTGCTCGGCGCCCCTCTGAGCGCCACCGCCCTCCGTACCGGCCCACCCCCACATGCGGCGCCGCCTCACGCGGGATGACGGGGACAAGGGGACGGGGGACAAGGAGACGCGGGACAAGGGGATCGGCTCGACTCGCTGCGGATGGGGGCCCGGCACCCTTCGGGCCGACCTGGGACCCGCTGGCTGCGGATCGACCTGAAGCCGTTGTCTACTGAGCGTCCGGGCCCCATCCCGGTCACACCGTGCCGACCTGGCCGGAACGTTCCCCCGCCGTGGCGCGGTCGCTGTGCCTGGCTCCCAGTGACGGTGCCCCGGTGCGGTACACCGTCCCTGACCCAGCGGCGCCGCGAGGGGTGTGCGGACGTTGCCCGGTCGGGCGTCCCGTGGTGGACTCGGCCGAACCTACCCGCCCCGGGCCGCCGCCTGTCAACAGCCGTGTGATCTGCGCGTTTTCCCGCCCGTTAGTGACCGGCCCGGAGATACGCAGGTCTGGGACACCGTTTCGGGCGCCGATCCCCGGTCGCGCCACCCCGGGAGATCACTCGCTCGGCCGCACGTAGACGGTCCGGCCACCCAC
This region of Streptomyces chromofuscus genomic DNA includes:
- a CDS encoding polyprenol monophosphomannose synthase, which encodes MNDGEGTRAAEAQGRRFGPLGTTLVIIPTYNEAENIKTIVGRVRKAVPEAHVLVADDNSPDGTGKLADELAVGDEQVHVLHRKGKEGLGAAYLAGFRWGMEHDFGVLIEMDADGSHQPEELPRLLTALKGADLVLGSRWVPGGRVVNWPRSREFISRGGSLYSRVLLDVPIRDVTGGYRAFRRETLEGLGLGEVASQGYCFQVDLARRAVKAGYHVVEVPITFVERELGDSKMSRDILVEALWRVTTWGVGERVGKILGGGKDGPARS